One Pullulanibacillus sp. KACC 23026 DNA segment encodes these proteins:
- a CDS encoding ring-cleaving dioxygenase, with the protein MTALKSLKGLHHVSAITARAVDNFKFYTEILGMRLVKKSVNQDDTSVYHLFYADERGNPGTDLTFFEIPFAGHTYPGTNSISATSLRVPSDKALNFWKKRFEAYGVDHDPISTESGRASLAFRDFEDQRLILVSDENNHGVAGGKPWEKSPVPVEYGIYGLGPAQLTVADKKLTASVLMDVMGFRETRTFIQDGQTVTVYEVGEGGSGAEVHLLENSELPKERPGRGSVHHVAFRVESEEELRKWIDPITQYRLPNSGFVERYYFKSLYFREPNGILFELATDGPGFEGDEDFEHLGEKLALPPYFEDQREEIEANLKPLKTTRS; encoded by the coding sequence TTGACAGCATTAAAGTCACTAAAAGGTTTGCATCATGTTTCGGCCATTACAGCACGGGCAGTAGATAATTTTAAATTCTATACGGAAATTTTAGGCATGCGCCTTGTTAAAAAGTCAGTGAATCAAGATGATACATCTGTTTATCATTTGTTTTATGCGGATGAACGAGGGAATCCTGGGACTGACTTAACCTTTTTTGAGATTCCTTTTGCCGGGCACACTTATCCAGGAACAAACAGTATTTCAGCGACCTCACTAAGAGTTCCGAGTGACAAAGCGTTAAACTTTTGGAAAAAACGGTTTGAAGCCTATGGAGTGGATCACGATCCGATTTCCACTGAATCTGGACGTGCTTCTCTAGCGTTTCGTGATTTTGAGGACCAAAGGCTGATTCTTGTATCCGATGAGAATAACCATGGCGTTGCAGGCGGGAAGCCTTGGGAGAAGTCCCCTGTACCCGTTGAATATGGCATTTACGGACTAGGCCCTGCTCAATTGACCGTGGCCGATAAGAAGCTTACTGCTTCTGTATTAATGGATGTTATGGGTTTTCGCGAAACGCGAACGTTTATACAGGATGGACAAACTGTAACAGTATATGAAGTAGGAGAGGGCGGGAGTGGAGCTGAAGTTCATCTCCTCGAAAATTCCGAGCTTCCAAAAGAACGTCCCGGTCGAGGCAGTGTCCATCATGTTGCCTTTCGTGTGGAAAGTGAAGAAGAGCTTAGGAAATGGATTGATCCTATCACCCAATATCGATTGCCTAACTCTGGGTTTGTAGAACGTTATTATTTCAAATCGCTTTATTTCAGAGAACCGAATGGGATTCTCTTTGAACTCGCTACAGATGGTCCTGGCTTTGAAGGGGACGAAGATTTTGAGCATTTAGGTGAAAAGCTCGCATTGCCTCCTTATTTTGAGGATCAACGCGAGGAGATAGAAGCGAATTTAAAGCCTTTAAAAACGACACGTTCTTAA
- the thrB gene encoding homoserine kinase: MKGFRIVVPGSTANLGPGFDSIGLAINRYLTLDAVPSKRWQFNYVQSDYQNLPRDESNLIAQVVDYTLVYSGVKKDDRAFQVTIDCELPLARGLGSSAAATVAGIELANLLYGLDLSIEEKARIGSLYEGHPDNIGASLYGGLTIGTHSSEETFIIPWGAIPLELVIVVPRPQLLTSHSRAQLPESMSFKESVQASSYANVLIASLLKGDLEMAGEMMRRDLFHHPYRKRLVPQLEETLALLENEVDCGAALSGAGPSVLVFMKEGKSKELFPYLTKAFPDCEVECLFPEAKGLTVTAFNPAF, encoded by the coding sequence ATGAAAGGCTTTCGTATCGTGGTTCCAGGCAGTACCGCTAATTTAGGCCCTGGCTTTGATTCGATAGGGCTTGCGATCAATCGTTATCTTACACTCGACGCAGTCCCGTCAAAACGATGGCAATTTAATTATGTTCAATCGGATTATCAAAATCTGCCGCGGGATGAGTCCAATCTCATCGCTCAAGTTGTTGACTATACACTTGTTTATTCAGGGGTTAAGAAGGACGATCGCGCCTTTCAAGTTACAATTGATTGTGAGCTCCCTTTAGCAAGAGGGCTTGGAAGCAGTGCCGCCGCAACCGTTGCCGGGATAGAGCTTGCGAACCTCCTTTATGGACTCGACTTGTCTATTGAGGAAAAAGCTCGAATCGGCTCTCTATATGAGGGTCATCCAGATAATATTGGAGCGTCTCTGTATGGCGGACTTACAATAGGTACCCATTCAAGCGAGGAGACTTTTATCATCCCATGGGGAGCGATACCTTTAGAGCTTGTAATCGTTGTACCTAGACCACAACTCTTAACCTCTCATTCTCGAGCGCAATTGCCAGAGAGTATGAGCTTCAAAGAATCCGTTCAGGCTTCAAGCTATGCCAATGTCTTGATCGCGTCATTACTCAAAGGGGATCTAGAAATGGCAGGGGAGATGATGCGGCGGGATTTATTTCATCACCCTTATAGAAAACGTCTTGTTCCACAATTGGAAGAAACACTGGCTCTGCTTGAAAACGAAGTGGACTGTGGAGCAGCCCTTAGCGGCGCCGGACCTTCTGTTTTAGTTTTCATGAAAGAAGGAAAATCAAAAGAACTCTTTCCTTACTTAACGAAGGCTTTTCCAGATTGTGAGGTTGAGTGTCTTTTCCCTGAAGCAAAAGGCCTGACCGTAACTGCGTTTAATCCTGCTTTTTAA
- a CDS encoding ABC transporter ATP-binding protein — MILEASNLSLRRNGSYLLKDVNWTINKGEHWSLLGLNGSGKTTLLNILNGYIWPTEGTISVLGNRFGTCDLGDLRKKIGWVSNSLQEKMPPTNNPLQIALSGVYASIGLYEEPSEDTIAKAVQLLTEFGCEEFIERNYNTLSQGEKQKVLIVRALMAEPDLLILDEPCTGLDLFAREQLLLMIQKVAEKEGGPTLIYVTHHVEEILPCFSHTLLLKAGEVFQKGQTDEVMTSATLSKFFGTSLQLEERRKRKWLSLV, encoded by the coding sequence TTGATTTTGGAAGCTTCAAATCTATCTTTAAGACGAAATGGGTCCTATCTGTTAAAAGATGTGAACTGGACCATTAATAAAGGAGAGCACTGGAGCTTATTGGGACTGAATGGCTCAGGCAAAACAACATTGTTGAATATTTTAAACGGGTATATATGGCCAACAGAAGGGACGATCTCTGTATTAGGCAACCGTTTCGGTACTTGTGATCTTGGTGATTTAAGAAAGAAAATAGGCTGGGTGAGTAACTCCTTGCAAGAGAAGATGCCCCCCACTAATAACCCCTTACAGATAGCGCTAAGCGGCGTTTATGCGTCAATTGGTCTGTATGAAGAGCCTTCTGAGGATACCATTGCCAAAGCGGTACAGTTGTTAACTGAATTTGGATGCGAAGAATTTATCGAACGGAATTACAATACGCTTTCACAGGGAGAAAAGCAAAAGGTATTAATTGTACGAGCCTTAATGGCAGAGCCAGATCTCCTTATTCTCGATGAGCCGTGCACAGGACTAGACCTGTTTGCACGCGAGCAGCTTCTCTTAATGATTCAAAAGGTGGCGGAAAAAGAGGGAGGACCAACATTGATCTATGTCACACATCATGTTGAAGAGATCCTCCCTTGTTTTAGCCATACTTTATTATTAAAAGCGGGTGAGGTGTTCCAAAAAGGTCAAACCGATGAGGTGATGACAAGTGCTACCCTTTCGAAATTCTTTGGAACGTCACTTCAATTAGAGGAGCGGCGCAAACGTAAGTGGCTCTCCCTTGTTTAA
- a CDS encoding DUF3900 domain-containing protein: protein MDFDIQYLSFFVVQVEGKGDMADKSYRLFQTLDESTYEDHALKTFLDGELLKISKRKVERHPKQDQVPTKIGRFIVEPNHDLTSNPNYNQFQRIRQAESAENFQQQAEQLVRLYLDTAAVRGGVFIVALAKLTRYFDEPFVFIMKCDYEQKVATITDEATLIQNVDRAITTKNMKSIQYPYMPEEGMLEEAELKIHQASHARYFEDFLKYVEYEASMPQIVREQVQEMVMEHIQQNYEENSEERTQYEAMMENWGEQPERSIKETLTTEQVQEAASHFVEQTPDLELKVNMDHIFVKGLLSDFGDQIHFSKVNGRYVLVIESDSIIFNKGGYSPVEFLKPDDFETVVERIMRKHR from the coding sequence ATGGATTTTGACATTCAATATTTATCCTTTTTTGTGGTTCAGGTAGAGGGCAAGGGAGACATGGCTGATAAGTCTTATCGGCTTTTTCAGACTCTAGATGAGAGTACTTATGAAGATCATGCTCTTAAGACTTTTTTAGACGGAGAATTGTTAAAGATCTCAAAGCGAAAAGTCGAGAGGCATCCTAAGCAAGATCAAGTGCCAACAAAAATCGGTCGGTTTATTGTCGAACCAAACCATGACCTTACGTCAAACCCCAATTACAATCAATTTCAGCGAATTAGGCAGGCTGAGTCAGCCGAAAACTTTCAACAACAAGCGGAACAACTTGTTCGACTCTATCTCGATACAGCAGCCGTTCGGGGAGGAGTCTTTATTGTCGCCTTGGCAAAATTAACTCGCTATTTTGATGAACCCTTTGTTTTTATCATGAAATGTGATTATGAGCAAAAGGTAGCTACTATAACAGACGAAGCCACACTGATTCAAAATGTGGACCGAGCTATCACGACGAAAAATATGAAATCCATTCAATATCCTTATATGCCGGAGGAAGGCATGCTTGAAGAAGCCGAACTTAAAATTCATCAAGCTTCCCATGCGCGTTACTTTGAAGACTTTCTTAAGTATGTGGAGTATGAGGCCTCTATGCCACAAATTGTAAGAGAACAGGTTCAAGAGATGGTGATGGAGCATATTCAGCAAAATTATGAGGAGAACAGTGAGGAACGCACTCAATATGAAGCCATGATGGAAAACTGGGGAGAGCAGCCGGAACGGTCGATCAAGGAAACATTAACGACTGAACAAGTTCAGGAAGCGGCCTCTCATTTTGTTGAACAAACGCCTGACCTTGAATTAAAGGTCAATATGGATCATATTTTTGTGAAGGGATTATTGTCAGATTTTGGTGATCAGATCCATTTTTCTAAAGTCAATGGGCGCTATGTGCTTGTGATCGAGAGCGATTCCATTATTTTTAATAAAGGCGGTTATTCACCTGTTGAATTTTTAAAACCAGATGATTTCGAGACCGTTGTTGAGAGGATCATGAGAAAGCACCGCTAA
- a CDS encoding YndM family protein: protein MKSLMIMLLKLVVCLIAFTVGLDLFFRATITEIVSFSILVTIVSYLIGDRILLPIFGNATATIIDFFIAYGVVWLFGGLVLNSYLQIAWGSVISAVIITVGEVFLHYYLLSNAERLRLEQSTRWNGDHVRGTEQKMTYMMEFAEENEENNPYKDKNNE from the coding sequence ATGAAGTCTCTGATGATCATGCTCTTAAAATTAGTCGTCTGTTTAATTGCTTTCACTGTTGGATTGGACTTATTTTTCCGAGCCACAATAACTGAAATTGTGTCATTTAGCATCCTTGTTACTATCGTCTCTTATTTAATTGGCGACCGAATTTTGTTGCCAATTTTCGGCAATGCAACGGCCACCATCATTGATTTTTTTATCGCTTATGGAGTCGTTTGGTTATTCGGGGGTCTCGTCCTTAATAGCTACCTCCAAATCGCTTGGGGAAGCGTGATTTCTGCAGTCATCATTACGGTAGGTGAAGTGTTTCTGCACTATTACCTCTTATCCAATGCTGAACGCTTGCGATTAGAACAAAGCACGCGATGGAACGGGGATCACGTTAGAGGTACCGAGCAGAAAATGACTTATATGATGGAATTTGCTGAAGAAAATGAGGAGAATAATCCTTACAAAGATAAAAATAACGAATAA
- the msrA gene encoding peptide-methionine (S)-S-oxide reductase MsrA — protein sequence MSSHHEKATFAGGCFWCMVKPFDQMPGIIKIESGYSGGHVENPTYKQVKTGTTGHYEVVQITFEPALFPYQQLLDLYWPQIDPTDDGGQFFDRGPQYRTAIFYHNDRQRQLAEQSKKALEESGRFKKPIATVILPAAPFYEAEEEHQEFYKKNPEKYKQERVESGRDAFIQENWEN from the coding sequence ATGAGTTCTCACCATGAAAAAGCCACATTCGCCGGAGGCTGTTTTTGGTGTATGGTTAAACCTTTTGACCAGATGCCAGGTATTATTAAAATTGAATCGGGCTATTCTGGAGGACATGTGGAAAATCCGACCTACAAACAAGTAAAAACAGGTACAACAGGTCATTATGAAGTCGTTCAAATCACCTTTGAACCCGCTCTCTTTCCCTATCAGCAGTTATTAGATTTATATTGGCCTCAAATTGATCCAACCGATGATGGCGGCCAATTTTTTGATAGAGGTCCTCAGTACCGTACAGCTATTTTTTATCATAATGACAGACAGCGTCAATTAGCTGAACAGTCCAAGAAAGCGCTTGAAGAAAGCGGCCGTTTCAAGAAACCGATCGCAACCGTTATTCTGCCAGCAGCTCCTTTCTATGAAGCTGAAGAAGAGCACCAAGAATTTTATAAGAAAAATCCAGAAAAATATAAGCAGGAACGCGTTGAATCAGGGCGTGATGCGTTTATACAAGAAAACTGGGAAAACTAA
- a CDS encoding iron-sulfur cluster assembly accessory protein, giving the protein MKCKVNRNAAKVMKEMLESEEAQGQMIRVVVTERHGDHAHYALTFGTPTEHDEIVHTDKGVDVLLDTREELLDGVWIQFFYVPQEGFQIVNPSKGLHNHFH; this is encoded by the coding sequence ATGAAATGCAAAGTTAATCGAAATGCGGCAAAAGTGATGAAGGAAATGCTTGAAAGTGAAGAAGCTCAAGGACAGATGATCCGTGTTGTGGTCACCGAGCGACATGGTGATCATGCCCATTACGCTCTAACGTTCGGAACGCCAACAGAGCATGATGAGATCGTGCACACGGATAAAGGTGTCGATGTCCTGTTAGATACACGTGAAGAACTTTTAGATGGCGTATGGATTCAGTTTTTCTATGTCCCTCAAGAAGGCTTCCAAATTGTTAATCCTTCAAAAGGACTTCATAATCATTTTCATTAA
- a CDS encoding DUF975 family protein, whose translation MRITNIKQQARRSLSNNWGYAVLVTIIVGVVNMIPNLIESMLSGHFIDISAADHAPWFAQLISYLLSIFLIPLSIGYNWYNLALLRGKREKWTSVFEPFDVSIYLKMLGGSLLIAIYSFLWSLLLIVPGIIKSMAYSQTFYILKDHPELTVNQAITRSRKLMDGYKWKYFLFMLSFIGWGLLCVVTAGIALLWVAPYYNTACASFYNELIESEDKRF comes from the coding sequence ATGAGAATCACAAATATAAAACAACAGGCCAGACGTTCTCTCTCCAATAACTGGGGATATGCGGTATTAGTTACAATTATTGTGGGTGTCGTTAATATGATACCGAATTTGATTGAATCCATGCTAAGCGGCCATTTTATTGATATAAGTGCCGCTGATCACGCACCATGGTTCGCACAACTTATCAGTTATTTATTATCCATTTTTCTTATTCCGTTATCGATTGGATACAATTGGTATAATCTTGCTCTATTGCGAGGAAAACGAGAGAAATGGACATCTGTTTTTGAACCGTTTGATGTGTCGATCTATCTTAAAATGTTAGGCGGCTCATTGCTTATTGCCATTTACTCGTTTTTATGGTCACTCTTATTGATTGTTCCAGGCATTATCAAAAGCATGGCTTATTCTCAAACCTTTTATATTTTAAAAGATCATCCTGAACTTACCGTTAATCAAGCGATAACTAGAAGCCGCAAGCTGATGGACGGTTATAAATGGAAATACTTTCTTTTTATGCTAAGCTTTATTGGGTGGGGGCTGCTGTGCGTGGTGACAGCTGGGATCGCGCTCTTATGGGTCGCGCCTTATTACAATACGGCATGCGCCAGTTTCTATAACGAGTTAATTGAAAGTGAAGACAAGCGTTTCTAA
- the thrC gene encoding threonine synthase, producing MKPWKGILEAYKEFLPINEGTPMLTLHEGQTPLVPLVKLSDKLGIELYAKVEGANPTGSFKDRGMVLAMAKAKEEGAKTVICASTGNTSAAAAAYGTRAGLRTIIVVPDGKVALGKLAQAVILGADIFSLKGNFDQALKLVRKVSEEGHATLVNSVNPYRIEGQKTAAFEVCDQLGGAPDILAIPVGNAGNITAYWKGFKEYHERFGTGLPEMHGFEAEGAAAIVRNEVIEAPETIATAIRIGNPASWSFAVQAAEESKGVIDSVTDDEILEAYQLLAKYEGLFAEPASCASIAGIIKQRENGIIKAGVKAVAVLTGNGLKDPATAMNTLNIQPVIIENDEKAFLSHLEGSFSR from the coding sequence ATGAAACCATGGAAGGGCATTTTAGAGGCTTATAAAGAATTTTTACCAATTAACGAAGGAACTCCTATGCTGACCCTACATGAAGGGCAGACACCGCTTGTTCCATTAGTTAAGTTATCGGATAAATTGGGAATTGAACTGTACGCAAAGGTCGAAGGAGCCAATCCGACGGGTTCTTTCAAAGACCGCGGTATGGTGCTTGCCATGGCAAAGGCCAAAGAGGAAGGGGCCAAAACAGTTATTTGTGCATCAACCGGAAATACATCGGCCGCCGCCGCCGCTTATGGAACACGGGCCGGCCTTCGCACCATTATTGTTGTACCTGACGGAAAGGTCGCGCTAGGCAAATTAGCTCAAGCCGTCATATTAGGGGCCGATATCTTTTCACTCAAGGGAAATTTTGATCAGGCGCTCAAACTTGTTCGAAAGGTGAGCGAAGAAGGACATGCCACTCTCGTCAACTCCGTGAATCCTTATCGAATTGAGGGACAAAAGACTGCGGCTTTTGAAGTGTGCGATCAATTAGGGGGTGCCCCTGATATTCTAGCCATTCCAGTTGGAAATGCGGGAAATATTACAGCTTACTGGAAAGGCTTCAAAGAGTATCACGAAAGGTTTGGAACAGGACTTCCTGAAATGCATGGCTTCGAAGCAGAGGGAGCCGCTGCCATCGTTCGAAATGAGGTCATTGAAGCGCCAGAGACCATCGCAACGGCTATACGAATTGGTAATCCTGCAAGCTGGTCGTTTGCCGTTCAAGCAGCGGAAGAATCTAAAGGGGTCATCGATTCTGTAACAGATGATGAGATTTTAGAAGCGTATCAATTACTAGCAAAATATGAAGGTTTGTTTGCGGAGCCCGCTTCCTGCGCTTCTATTGCCGGTATTATTAAGCAACGGGAAAATGGGATCATTAAAGCAGGTGTTAAAGCAGTGGCTGTTTTAACCGGGAATGGATTAAAAGATCCAGCAACGGCCATGAATACTCTAAATATCCAGCCCGTTATTATTGAAAATGATGAAAAAGCTTTTCTATCCCATCTTGAAGGCAGTTTTAGTCGATGA
- a CDS encoding polysaccharide deacetylase family protein: MRTHYTWLFMIVVTFVISFWLSLFNPALAFIPDRSYYEKRGDIVWEVPTEKKWIALTFDDGPDPTYTPEILDILKEYHAKATFFVIGKHILEHPNLVQREVMEGHDIENHTFSHIRLQQMTNETFLKDIKMADKTIDQFQPYRVKLFRPPGGALNLNEDIIEALKENHMEIVLWSWHQDTNDWKRPGASRIAQHVIKNAHNGDIVILHDAGGDRSQTVNALKQILPELEKQGYQFVTVSNLLRTCPKYQFLFQQENPLSPAPSK, from the coding sequence ATGAGAACACATTATACTTGGTTATTCATGATTGTCGTTACATTTGTCATTAGCTTCTGGCTCAGTTTATTTAATCCAGCCCTCGCCTTCATCCCTGACCGTTCCTACTATGAAAAACGAGGGGATATTGTTTGGGAAGTTCCGACCGAGAAAAAATGGATCGCTCTCACTTTTGATGATGGGCCTGACCCAACGTATACACCCGAAATTCTTGATATCCTAAAGGAGTATCACGCCAAAGCAACCTTTTTTGTAATAGGTAAACACATTTTAGAACATCCGAATTTGGTTCAACGAGAAGTGATGGAAGGGCATGATATTGAAAACCATACTTTCTCTCATATTAGACTTCAACAAATGACCAACGAGACATTTCTAAAAGATATTAAAATGGCCGATAAAACCATCGATCAATTTCAGCCCTATAGGGTCAAATTGTTCAGACCTCCGGGCGGTGCTCTAAATTTAAATGAAGACATTATTGAGGCTTTAAAAGAAAATCATATGGAAATTGTACTTTGGTCATGGCATCAAGATACAAACGATTGGAAACGCCCCGGTGCTTCACGAATTGCGCAGCATGTCATAAAGAATGCACACAATGGCGATATTGTGATCCTGCATGATGCAGGAGGGGACCGCTCCCAAACAGTCAATGCGTTAAAACAAATCTTGCCTGAGCTAGAAAAACAAGGCTATCAGTTTGTGACCGTTTCCAATTTATTAAGGACCTGCCCCAAATATCAATTCCTCTTTCAACAAGAAAACCCATTAAGCCCCGCCCCCTCCAAATGA
- a CDS encoding CAP domain-containing protein, translating into MKKGILSITLLSFTLFSISGCGAQPLGNRNVGQHNTKDVIYTKHGKISGKALTGPDSVSDLTSQHPFSWSQSLGSLHHVYNSPTNYVEQPNNSPDTLPKEPNDQTNPTKYNVAPTPNKQSDGDITNVPNTNTKSSSSQKNIPKTNTTINQMDALAKQVIQIVNKTRQDKGLPALKTDPELVKMANLKAQDMLAHDYFSHTSPTYGSPFDMMNKLGITYQSAGENIAEGQSSATKVMTDWMNSPGHRANILSKDYTYIGVGHTTNKGIWVQEFIKK; encoded by the coding sequence ATGAAAAAAGGGATTCTTTCGATCACGCTCCTGTCCTTCACTCTTTTTTCAATCAGTGGCTGCGGAGCACAACCATTAGGCAACCGAAATGTCGGCCAGCATAACACAAAGGATGTCATCTATACCAAACATGGAAAAATTTCTGGTAAAGCCTTAACAGGACCGGATTCAGTTAGCGATTTAACGAGTCAACATCCATTTTCATGGTCTCAGTCGTTGGGAAGTCTGCATCATGTCTATAATTCACCTACGAATTATGTTGAGCAACCTAATAACTCGCCTGATACCCTTCCCAAGGAACCGAATGACCAGACGAATCCAACCAAGTATAATGTGGCACCAACACCAAACAAGCAAAGTGATGGAGACATTACCAACGTTCCAAACACTAATACAAAATCAAGTTCTTCACAGAAAAATATACCAAAGACAAATACCACGATTAATCAAATGGATGCTCTCGCCAAGCAAGTGATTCAAATTGTCAATAAAACAAGACAAGATAAAGGCTTGCCGGCCCTAAAAACGGATCCAGAGCTAGTTAAAATGGCGAATTTAAAAGCCCAGGATATGCTAGCGCACGATTACTTTTCACATACAAGCCCTACTTATGGCTCACCGTTTGATATGATGAACAAGCTAGGCATCACCTATCAATCGGCTGGAGAAAACATTGCTGAAGGTCAATCAAGTGCAACTAAAGTGATGACCGATTGGATGAACAGCCCAGGACACAGAGCGAATATTTTAAGTAAGGATTATACCTATATAGGTGTCGGGCATACAACCAATAAAGGGATTTGGGTTCAAGAATTTATCAAAAAATAA
- a CDS encoding erythromycin esterase family protein, whose protein sequence is MTRTITKETVIHRIKERALPLDQTNRYDPLMERILDSKLVLLGEASHGTSEYYTHRAEITKRLIQEKDFRFIAVEGDWPACYKVNQYIKGLADTPDSAKQVLESFDHWPTWMWANEEIIPLIEWLKDYNRDRPDDKKIGFYGLDLYSLWESMELILNYLDRIGSRDIEKAKTALTCFHPHDRSVEKYGVHASFFSEDCIEEVVDLLLTVQKNKHFYTDDLEEALSLEMNARVAVDAESFYRAMVRGGSESWNIRDRHMTDTLIALMNHHGPDAKGIVWEHNTHVGDARATTMVDEGEINVGQLVREHFGDDPIFIVGFGSYQGSVIASGSWGDPFKVIDVPPAAEESWEYLFHAANPSDQLLLIPSNDPTFHFIKGHRAIGVVYEPQYELFGNYVATNLAKRYNAFVFIDKSHALHPLEQSKVVM, encoded by the coding sequence TTGACGCGAACTATTACCAAGGAAACAGTCATTCATCGAATAAAAGAACGGGCTCTTCCGCTTGATCAGACGAATCGTTATGATCCGTTAATGGAACGCATCCTAGATTCGAAGCTTGTCTTACTTGGTGAAGCTTCACACGGCACGTCTGAGTATTATACCCATCGCGCTGAGATCACCAAGAGACTCATTCAGGAAAAAGATTTCCGTTTTATCGCAGTTGAAGGTGATTGGCCCGCTTGCTACAAAGTGAACCAATACATAAAAGGTCTCGCGGACACTCCTGATTCGGCCAAACAAGTATTGGAATCCTTTGATCATTGGCCAACTTGGATGTGGGCGAATGAAGAAATCATCCCATTAATTGAGTGGTTGAAAGACTATAATCGAGATAGGCCCGATGATAAAAAAATAGGGTTCTATGGTTTAGATTTATATAGTCTATGGGAGTCAATGGAGCTCATCCTAAACTATCTTGATCGGATTGGATCACGAGATATCGAGAAGGCTAAAACCGCTTTAACCTGTTTTCATCCTCATGACCGAAGTGTTGAAAAGTACGGCGTTCATGCCTCCTTTTTCTCCGAGGATTGCATAGAAGAAGTGGTCGATCTTCTCTTAACTGTTCAAAAAAATAAACATTTTTATACAGATGATTTAGAAGAAGCGCTTAGTTTAGAAATGAATGCTCGTGTGGCAGTGGACGCAGAATCCTTTTATCGAGCGATGGTTCGAGGGGGTTCCGAATCATGGAATATTCGTGACAGGCATATGACGGATACGTTAATCGCTTTGATGAACCACCATGGTCCAGATGCCAAAGGAATTGTCTGGGAGCATAACACGCATGTTGGCGATGCACGTGCGACCACCATGGTCGATGAGGGTGAAATTAATGTTGGCCAATTAGTCCGAGAGCATTTTGGAGATGATCCTATTTTTATAGTGGGCTTTGGCTCTTATCAAGGAAGTGTGATTGCAAGTGGTTCTTGGGGAGATCCATTTAAAGTTATCGATGTGCCCCCTGCTGCAGAAGAGAGCTGGGAATACTTGTTTCATGCGGCCAACCCAAGTGACCAGTTGTTGTTAATCCCCTCTAATGACCCAACTTTCCATTTTATAAAAGGGCATCGGGCAATTGGTGTCGTGTATGAACCACAGTATGAATTATTTGGAAATTATGTTGCCACGAATCTTGCCAAAAGGTACAATGCGTTTGTTTTTATTGATAAAAGTCATGCGCTGCATCCTTTAGAGCAATCAAAAGTTGTTATGTAA